The proteins below are encoded in one region of Shewanella algae:
- a CDS encoding S46 family peptidase has product MKKWLLATAIATSFGAQADEGMWQPYQLPAMADELKAKGLEIDAKSISKLTEFPMNAVISLGGCTASFVSPKGLVVTNHHCAYGSIQYNSTPEKNLLRDGFLAKNFAEELPATPGSRVYVTEEVTNVTDKVKQGLDNKQGDAFYKGVEAAEKSLVAQCEKEDGYRCQVYSFHGGLEYYLVKQLEIRDVRLVYNPAASVGKYGGDVDNWMWPRHTGDFSFYRAYVNKNGKPADFSKDNVPYEPKSFLKVSAKGVKEGDFVMVAGYPGRTNRYRTGNEVENQFEWSYPQGKELRERFIEIIKETAPEGSDERIKYESLIAGLANYAKNFTSMIEFYGKSTMLEDKRALEAKLKSWIDADSSRKAQYGEVLAQLDKLVAESQADQQRDIILGYLGYTTMLPTARELYRLANEKALPDMEREPGFQERDMIRFKAGMERIDRRYAASVDKALVFEMLKRYAALPKSERLPTLDKYFGIGNKLDEAKLKKTLDKMYKNTKLDNKDVRLAWMDKSVADFKASKDPMIQFAVAFYDTGMQLEQKKKELAGELMKVRPQYMEAIIAYNREQGKPVYADANSSLRVTVGHVKGYSPKDGLYAVPFTRLEGIVQKDTGVEPFDAPKKELELIKAKQYGDFYFKDIDSVPVNFLSTLDTTGGNSGSPTLNGRAELVGLLFDGVYESIIGDWNYDDNINRSIQVDSRYMLWVMKYLDNADNLLQEMEIVK; this is encoded by the coding sequence TGTGGCAGCCCTACCAATTGCCGGCCATGGCCGATGAACTCAAGGCCAAAGGACTGGAAATAGACGCCAAGTCTATCTCCAAGCTGACCGAATTCCCGATGAACGCCGTGATAAGCCTGGGCGGCTGCACCGCGTCTTTCGTTTCGCCCAAGGGCCTGGTGGTAACCAACCATCACTGTGCCTACGGTTCCATCCAGTACAACTCCACCCCGGAGAAGAATCTGCTGCGTGATGGCTTCCTGGCGAAAAACTTTGCCGAAGAATTGCCGGCAACTCCGGGCTCGCGGGTATATGTCACCGAAGAGGTCACCAATGTGACCGACAAGGTCAAGCAAGGCCTGGACAACAAGCAGGGCGACGCTTTCTACAAGGGCGTCGAGGCGGCCGAGAAGTCACTGGTGGCCCAGTGTGAAAAAGAAGATGGCTATCGCTGTCAGGTTTACAGCTTCCACGGTGGTCTCGAGTACTATCTGGTAAAGCAGTTGGAAATCCGTGATGTTCGCCTGGTGTATAACCCGGCGGCCAGCGTGGGTAAGTACGGCGGTGATGTCGACAACTGGATGTGGCCGCGCCACACAGGCGATTTCTCCTTCTACCGCGCCTATGTCAACAAAAATGGCAAGCCGGCCGATTTCTCCAAGGATAACGTACCTTACGAGCCGAAGAGCTTCCTCAAGGTGTCGGCCAAAGGGGTCAAGGAAGGGGACTTTGTGATGGTGGCCGGTTACCCGGGCCGCACCAACAGATACCGCACCGGCAATGAAGTGGAAAACCAGTTTGAGTGGTCTTACCCACAAGGCAAGGAGCTGCGTGAGCGCTTTATCGAGATCATTAAAGAGACGGCCCCGGAAGGCAGTGACGAGCGCATCAAGTACGAGAGCCTGATCGCCGGTCTGGCCAACTATGCCAAGAACTTCACCTCGATGATCGAGTTCTATGGTAAGTCGACCATGCTGGAAGACAAGCGTGCCCTGGAAGCCAAGCTCAAGAGCTGGATCGATGCCGACAGCAGCCGCAAGGCCCAGTATGGCGAGGTGTTGGCACAGCTGGACAAGCTGGTAGCCGAAAGCCAGGCGGATCAGCAGCGTGACATTATCCTGGGCTATCTGGGGTATACCACTATGTTGCCAACGGCCCGCGAACTCTACCGTCTGGCCAATGAAAAGGCATTGCCGGACATGGAACGCGAGCCGGGTTTCCAGGAGCGTGACATGATCCGCTTCAAGGCCGGTATGGAGCGTATCGATCGCCGTTATGCCGCCAGTGTCGACAAGGCGCTGGTGTTTGAGATGCTCAAGCGTTATGCGGCGCTGCCCAAGTCTGAGCGGCTGCCGACGCTGGACAAGTACTTCGGCATAGGCAACAAGCTCGATGAGGCCAAGCTGAAGAAGACTCTGGACAAGATGTACAAGAATACCAAGCTGGATAACAAAGATGTGCGTCTGGCCTGGATGGACAAGTCGGTTGCCGATTTCAAGGCCTCGAAAGATCCTATGATCCAGTTTGCCGTGGCCTTCTATGACACAGGTATGCAGCTGGAGCAGAAGAAGAAAGAGTTGGCCGGTGAGCTGATGAAGGTGCGTCCTCAGTACATGGAAGCCATCATTGCCTACAACCGTGAGCAAGGTAAACCTGTGTATGCCGATGCCAACTCCAGCTTGCGGGTGACAGTGGGCCATGTGAAGGGCTACTCGCCCAAAGATGGTCTCTACGCCGTACCTTTCACTCGTCTGGAAGGCATAGTGCAGAAAGACACAGGGGTTGAGCCTTTCGATGCTCCCAAGAAAGAGCTGGAGCTTATCAAGGCCAAGCAATACGGTGACTTCTACTTCAAGGATATTGACTCGGTACCGGTCAACTTCCTCTCAACTCTGGATACCACAGGCGGTAACTCAGGCTCGCCAACCCTCAACGGCCGCGCCGAGCTGGTGGGACTGCTGTTTGACGGTGTTTATGAGAGCATCATAGGTGACTGGAACTACGACGATAATATCAACCGCTCCATTCAGGTGGACAGCCGTTACATGCTGTGGGTGATGAAATATCTGGATAATGCAGACAACCTGCTGCAAGAGATGGAAATCGTTAAGTAA
- a CDS encoding PAS domain-containing protein codes for MFKKNTGLKDTPLLISAQGIHWSRQRLLAVASQLSMLVITVILITNVLITLGERRLQEEWAVQRYSELQTVGALLADKISFQQFRTQMFAKSEYLRQYLDNPGHKEYQRLMTSWDSLKRSTPELLDLALFDADGKFRIATSNTFGSMSMPPALLGNKRNLGGQEIYTSALEFAPIDGRLEPYIYQLAWLENQDQSVRGYLVTYNSMLQMLQAIKPAFSSNASPLLLFDNQGLLYAGASDLDPLARLPETMGSSIRQSYPALWSKMARSNFGQFHGEDATFVYLKVQLASQNDTKREYLLLSYIRNHDIASRFFQWRNILLACAAILTILATAVILLTHMFRLEQRARQNSIELARGLFRSNLGCVLVNPSGRIVSANATAARTLQLEQDELPDRSLQRILQLEDELYSSMKQQLADAGEWRGEVQLESLDNAQLRLHIRRYNASSQTYLLITFEDIGELKQAQQEAFLSKLLTGSNVATALTTPSGQLLKVNEAFDKLMQLNGDLSHSLAALLENDLGNQWQRISQLVSMQGQWQGQILCTHSHGSCLQATLKGYLDEDGEIEYLVCTLEQATPRGKIEASGDLVPHRSTILVNLRDLDRYFKSMSEEEKLQASLLLMDISPEGMLSHMSDIGQLENRQHEVEMQLLRDLPNSYQMSHWQLGKLIIILPETDANQAHHYAVKALANLGENGLAEGISIGIAAYLPGQSLEQFLGNAEVALKRAKQTGEQNICQAYTRQL; via the coding sequence ATGTTCAAAAAGAATACCGGACTCAAAGACACACCTCTGCTTATCTCGGCTCAGGGTATTCACTGGTCCCGGCAGCGCTTGCTGGCCGTTGCCAGTCAGCTTAGCATGCTGGTGATCACTGTGATACTCATTACCAATGTGTTGATCACCTTGGGCGAGCGACGTCTGCAGGAAGAGTGGGCGGTACAAAGATACAGCGAGCTGCAAACCGTTGGTGCCCTGCTGGCCGATAAAATCTCCTTCCAACAGTTTCGCACCCAGATGTTTGCCAAGTCAGAATATCTGCGCCAGTACCTGGATAATCCGGGACACAAAGAATATCAACGGCTGATGACGAGCTGGGACAGCCTGAAGCGCAGCACCCCAGAACTGCTGGATCTGGCGCTGTTTGATGCCGACGGCAAGTTCCGTATCGCCACCAGCAATACCTTCGGCAGCATGTCCATGCCGCCGGCACTCCTGGGTAACAAGCGCAATCTGGGGGGGCAGGAAATCTATACCTCGGCATTGGAGTTTGCCCCGATTGACGGCCGCCTCGAGCCCTACATTTACCAGTTGGCCTGGCTGGAAAATCAGGATCAGAGCGTGCGCGGTTATCTGGTCACCTACAACTCCATGTTGCAGATGCTGCAAGCGATAAAGCCCGCCTTCTCCAGTAATGCATCACCTCTGCTGCTGTTTGACAATCAGGGCCTGCTTTATGCCGGCGCCTCGGATCTGGACCCTTTGGCCAGGCTGCCTGAAACCATGGGCAGCAGCATAAGACAGAGCTATCCAGCACTGTGGAGCAAGATGGCCAGAAGTAACTTTGGTCAATTCCACGGAGAAGACGCCACCTTCGTCTATCTCAAGGTACAACTGGCTTCGCAAAACGATACCAAGCGCGAATATCTGCTGCTTTCCTATATCCGCAATCACGACATCGCCTCCCGTTTCTTTCAGTGGCGCAACATCCTTTTGGCCTGCGCCGCCATACTGACCATTCTGGCAACCGCGGTTATCCTGCTGACCCATATGTTCCGCCTCGAACAGCGCGCCAGACAAAACAGTATCGAGTTGGCCCGCGGCCTTTTCCGCTCCAACCTGGGTTGTGTGCTGGTCAACCCCAGCGGCCGTATCGTCAGCGCCAATGCCACTGCCGCCCGCACTCTGCAACTCGAGCAGGATGAGCTGCCGGATCGCAGTTTGCAACGGATCCTGCAGCTGGAAGACGAGCTCTATTCTTCGATGAAACAACAGTTGGCGGATGCCGGCGAGTGGCGCGGCGAAGTGCAGCTCGAATCCCTGGACAATGCCCAGCTTAGATTACATATCCGCCGCTACAACGCCAGCAGTCAAACCTATTTGCTGATCACCTTTGAAGATATCGGCGAACTGAAACAAGCCCAGCAGGAAGCCTTCCTTAGCAAGCTATTGACCGGCAGCAATGTGGCCACCGCCCTGACCACGCCCTCAGGGCAGTTGCTCAAGGTCAATGAAGCCTTTGATAAGCTGATGCAACTCAACGGTGATCTCAGCCACAGCCTGGCGGCTTTGCTCGAAAACGATCTTGGCAACCAGTGGCAGAGAATTAGCCAGCTGGTAAGCATGCAAGGCCAGTGGCAAGGGCAAATACTCTGCACCCACAGCCACGGCAGTTGCCTGCAGGCCACGCTCAAGGGCTATCTGGATGAAGATGGCGAGATTGAATACCTGGTGTGCACCCTGGAGCAGGCAACCCCAAGAGGCAAGATTGAAGCCAGTGGCGATCTGGTGCCACACCGCAGCACCATCCTGGTGAACCTCAGGGATCTGGATCGCTACTTCAAGTCCATGTCCGAAGAGGAAAAGCTACAAGCCAGTCTGCTCCTGATGGACATCAGCCCCGAGGGCATGCTCAGCCATATGAGCGATATCGGCCAGCTGGAGAACCGCCAACACGAAGTGGAGATGCAGCTGCTCAGGGATCTGCCCAACAGCTATCAGATGTCCCATTGGCAATTGGGTAAGCTGATTATCATACTACCGGAAACCGATGCCAATCAGGCGCATCACTATGCGGTCAAGGCGCTGGCCAACTTAGGCGAAAACGGCTTGGCAGAAGGGATCAGCATAGGCATAGCCGCCTATCTGCCGGGCCAGAGTCTGGAACAGTTCCTCGGTAATGCCGAAGTGGCGCTGAAACGAGCCAAGCAGACGGGTGAGCAGAATATCTGCCAGGCCTATACCCGCCAGCTCTGA